In the Flavobacterium pallidum genome, one interval contains:
- a CDS encoding glycosyltransferase family 2 protein, producing MKFTLIICTYMRPGPLLTLLESVQNQSVHPDEILVIDGSGNNETQQAIAKNTFKNLRYFLVPAEHRGLTRQRNFGISLTHPEHEFIAFLDDDTVLMPDYFEHLRNTFAQNPDITGVGGIAVNENRWELQQPGILYNPKKSYSFDGYVYKESQRNIVRNYLGLQSDLGPGMLPDFFHGRTCGFPLTGKIYDAHLLIGLSFAFRRIVFENISFSKYFEGYGLYEDADFCIRALQFGRNVINTKVQLNHFHNPSGRPNHYRYGKMVVRNGWYVWRVKNPNPSFRTRIKWNVITLLLALIRCSNILNTKETKAAFQESMGRFSGWLILIFNKPIHYDGKN from the coding sequence ATGAAGTTTACGCTTATCATATGCACATACATGCGTCCTGGTCCTTTACTGACATTATTGGAATCGGTTCAAAATCAAAGCGTCCATCCTGATGAAATCCTTGTTATTGACGGCTCGGGCAATAATGAGACGCAGCAGGCAATTGCCAAAAATACTTTCAAAAACCTTCGTTACTTTTTAGTGCCGGCCGAGCATCGGGGTTTGACCAGGCAAAGGAATTTTGGCATAAGCCTGACCCATCCTGAACATGAATTTATAGCTTTTCTTGACGATGATACCGTTTTGATGCCTGATTATTTTGAACACCTGAGGAATACCTTTGCGCAAAATCCGGACATTACCGGCGTAGGGGGGATAGCGGTAAACGAAAACAGGTGGGAGTTGCAGCAGCCAGGAATATTGTATAATCCTAAAAAGAGCTATAGTTTTGATGGGTATGTTTATAAAGAATCTCAGCGTAACATCGTCAGGAATTATTTGGGATTGCAAAGTGATTTGGGGCCCGGAATGCTGCCGGATTTTTTTCATGGCAGAACCTGCGGATTTCCGTTGACGGGCAAAATTTATGATGCACACCTTTTAATCGGACTGTCGTTTGCGTTCCGCCGCATTGTTTTTGAAAATATCAGTTTTTCAAAATATTTTGAAGGTTACGGACTTTATGAGGATGCAGATTTTTGTATCAGGGCGTTGCAATTCGGACGCAATGTCATTAATACCAAGGTGCAGCTCAATCATTTTCACAATCCATCCGGACGACCCAATCATTACAGGTATGGGAAAATGGTAGTGCGAAACGGATGGTATGTGTGGCGTGTAAAAAATCCCAATCCTTCGTTCCGGACCAGGATAAAATGGAATGTAATCACACTACTTTTAGCATTGATCAGATGTAGCAACATACTCAATACAAAAGAAACGAAAGCTGCATTTCAGGAATCAATGGGCAGGTTTTCAGGCTGGTTGATTTTAATATTCAATAAACCAATTCATTATGATGGCAAAAATTAA
- a CDS encoding glycosyltransferase family 4 protein, whose product MKMAFLTPEYPHPKFGRSGGIGTGIKNLAHALVEDGHQAVVLVYGQERDAFFEENGIQFHCIKNVKLKGISWLLTRKKIQKLINRLYNDKKIDVVEAPDWTGITSFIRTRCPIIIRQNGSDTYFCHLDGRKVKFMNRFHEKKALQNADGVIAVSQFTGDLTNKIFGINLNFTVIPNGIDSHYFDASAKGNSSKDILYFGTIIRKKGLLELPLIFNKVIEEIPDAGLIIIGQDAPDMISGNASTWTMMQDLFSEKALQNTVYHGPKPYMQIRSYIENAAVCVFPSFAEALPLSWLEAMAMGKAIVASDIGWATEMIVDGTDGFLVDPSNHMMYAEKIIAILQDKKLQHDLGMNAREKVQKCFDSKVVLQQNILYYEKFRAE is encoded by the coding sequence ATGAAAATGGCATTCCTGACACCTGAATACCCCCATCCGAAATTCGGAAGGTCCGGCGGCATCGGGACCGGTATCAAAAATCTGGCACATGCACTGGTTGAAGACGGGCATCAGGCGGTCGTACTGGTTTACGGGCAGGAAAGGGATGCGTTTTTTGAAGAAAATGGCATACAGTTTCACTGCATTAAAAATGTAAAGCTGAAAGGGATTTCATGGCTGCTGACCAGGAAGAAGATACAGAAACTGATTAATAGACTTTACAACGATAAGAAAATAGATGTTGTTGAAGCGCCAGATTGGACCGGCATTACTTCGTTTATTAGGACACGTTGCCCGATTATCATCCGGCAGAATGGTTCTGATACTTATTTTTGCCATCTTGACGGCCGGAAAGTGAAATTTATGAATCGCTTTCACGAGAAGAAAGCACTTCAAAATGCAGACGGTGTCATTGCTGTAAGTCAGTTTACAGGCGATCTTACCAATAAAATTTTTGGGATTAATTTAAATTTTACGGTTATTCCTAATGGTATTGATTCCCATTATTTCGATGCTTCAGCAAAAGGGAATTCCTCAAAAGATATCTTATATTTCGGAACGATCATAAGAAAAAAAGGATTGTTGGAACTGCCGCTAATATTCAATAAAGTCATCGAAGAAATTCCTGACGCAGGATTGATTATCATAGGGCAGGACGCTCCCGATATGATATCGGGCAATGCTTCAACATGGACAATGATGCAGGATCTTTTTTCAGAAAAGGCGCTGCAAAATACGGTCTACCATGGTCCAAAGCCTTACATGCAAATCCGTTCTTATATCGAAAATGCGGCTGTGTGTGTTTTTCCATCTTTCGCGGAAGCGCTGCCCTTATCATGGCTCGAAGCGATGGCTATGGGAAAGGCGATTGTCGCATCGGATATTGGCTGGGCCACGGAAATGATTGTCGATGGGACTGATGGTTTTTTAGTAGATCCGTCAAATCACATGATGTATGCTGAGAAGATCATTGCTATTTTACAAGATAAAAAACTGCAACATGATTTAGGGATGAATGCCCGCGAGAAGGTGCAAAAATGTTTTGATTCAAAGGTCGTGCTTCAGCAAAATATTCTTTATTATGAAAAATTCAGAGCAGAATGA
- a CDS encoding glycosyltransferase: protein MKFLIVSHVPHKYVNGQYYGYAPYVREMNIWLKYVDKLIVIAPLSSEPLTAVDQNYDHSDICFKAVPSFNLLGLTSILNALISMPKITFRMFFAMRRADHIHLRCPGNMGLIGCLVQILFPLKKKTAKYAGNWDPDSRQPWSYKLQRRILNNTFLTRNIKVLVYGEWPDSGKNIKPFFTATYSENEVKPLHQETVNILKFVFAGGLVSGKNPKYAVNLVKILHEQGKQVRLDLYGDGPLYQPISEFITANRLENQIKLHGNQSKEILKEAFIQAQFVILPSDSEGWPKAVAEGMFWGCVPLATSVSCVPMMLGHGKRGLLLSMDLIKDGQSVTALLDNPDNFIGKGVDAAAWSRQFTTEVFETEIKKLLQ, encoded by the coding sequence ATGAAGTTTTTAATCGTTTCCCATGTACCGCATAAATATGTCAACGGACAATACTATGGTTATGCACCGTATGTGCGTGAAATGAATATCTGGCTCAAGTATGTCGATAAACTAATTGTCATCGCACCCTTGTCCAGTGAGCCGCTAACGGCCGTAGACCAAAATTATGACCACAGCGATATTTGCTTTAAAGCCGTTCCGTCATTCAATTTACTCGGATTGACATCGATTTTGAACGCATTGATCTCAATGCCCAAAATTACATTCAGGATGTTTTTTGCAATGCGTCGTGCCGATCATATACACCTTAGGTGTCCCGGAAATATGGGGCTCATCGGTTGTTTGGTTCAGATTTTATTTCCATTAAAGAAGAAAACAGCCAAATATGCGGGAAACTGGGATCCTGATTCCCGGCAGCCTTGGAGTTACAAATTGCAGCGCCGGATTCTCAACAATACTTTCCTGACCAGGAATATCAAGGTTTTGGTTTATGGCGAATGGCCCGATTCGGGTAAAAATATCAAGCCTTTCTTTACGGCTACTTATAGTGAAAATGAAGTCAAGCCACTGCATCAGGAGACGGTAAATATCTTAAAGTTTGTATTTGCCGGGGGACTGGTTTCAGGGAAAAATCCCAAATATGCCGTAAATTTGGTAAAGATACTTCATGAACAGGGCAAACAGGTCAGGCTCGATTTATACGGCGATGGCCCTTTATATCAACCTATAAGTGAATTTATTACAGCCAACAGGCTCGAAAACCAGATTAAGCTGCATGGCAATCAAAGTAAGGAAATTTTGAAAGAGGCGTTTATACAGGCACAATTTGTAATACTGCCTTCCGATAGTGAAGGTTGGCCTAAAGCCGTTGCTGAGGGAATGTTTTGGGGATGTGTGCCACTTGCGACCAGCGTTTCCTGTGTTCCAATGATGCTCGGGCATGGGAAACGTGGCCTGTTGCTTTCCATGGATTTAATAAAAGATGGTCAATCTGTAACGGCATTGTTGGACAATCCTGACAATTTTATTGGCAAAGGTGTGGACGCAGCGGCCTGGTCCAGACAATTTACTACTGAAGTTTTTGAAACTGAAATAAAAAAGCTGCTGCAATAA
- a CDS encoding glycosyltransferase family 4 protein has protein sequence MRILQVIDSLEAGGAEMMAVNYANALSSKLDFSGIVATRREGSLKAHLNPNMPYLFLNRKRTFDFKAVWKLKKFCESHQVEFLHAHSSSYAIACMVKMIHPRIKIIWHDHDGMSEFLDQRKAGMLRIASIFFSGIITVNELLKTWDAAHLYCKNVIYLPNFFRPQEPTGKFTILKGIEGKRILCLANLRPQKNHQMLIEVALLLRSQLPEWSFHLVGKDFEDHYSDAIKRMVATHNLSEQVYLYGSIHDVSHVIGQSEICILTSSSEGLPVSLLEYGFAKKAVVVTNVGEIKAIVVNDYSGFIIKPDDVAGFVEAIKALAGNQALRLKFGENLHATVQEKHSDDTVIQSYIDWLKNICNE, from the coding sequence ATGAGAATACTACAGGTAATAGATTCGCTCGAGGCTGGAGGTGCTGAAATGATGGCGGTGAATTATGCCAACGCGCTATCGTCAAAATTGGATTTTTCCGGAATTGTGGCCACCCGCAGGGAAGGAAGCCTTAAAGCGCACTTAAATCCCAATATGCCTTATCTTTTTCTTAATAGGAAGCGTACGTTTGATTTCAAGGCTGTATGGAAGCTAAAAAAATTCTGTGAGTCGCACCAGGTGGAGTTCCTTCATGCCCACAGTAGCTCGTATGCGATTGCCTGCATGGTTAAAATGATTCATCCCCGCATCAAGATCATATGGCACGACCATGATGGCATGAGTGAATTCCTGGACCAACGAAAGGCAGGTATGCTCAGGATTGCGTCAATTTTTTTTTCCGGCATCATCACCGTTAATGAACTATTGAAAACCTGGGATGCGGCCCATCTTTATTGTAAAAATGTAATTTACCTTCCTAATTTTTTCAGGCCGCAGGAACCTACCGGGAAGTTTACGATCCTGAAAGGAATTGAAGGGAAAAGGATCCTCTGCCTTGCTAACTTACGGCCGCAGAAAAATCACCAGATGCTCATTGAGGTAGCATTGCTGCTAAGAAGCCAGCTTCCGGAATGGAGTTTTCATCTGGTGGGAAAAGATTTTGAAGATCATTATTCTGATGCCATAAAACGAATGGTTGCTACCCATAACCTTTCTGAACAGGTGTACCTTTATGGTTCAATACACGATGTCAGCCATGTTATTGGACAATCGGAAATTTGCATACTGACTTCCTCATCGGAAGGGCTGCCTGTATCGTTATTGGAATATGGCTTTGCAAAAAAAGCGGTTGTAGTTACAAATGTTGGGGAAATCAAAGCAATTGTGGTTAATGATTATTCAGGGTTTATCATAAAACCCGATGATGTCGCAGGTTTTGTAGAGGCAATCAAAGCGTTGGCCGGGAATCAAGCCCTGCGACTGAAATTTGGTGAAAACCTCCATGCCACTGTGCAGGAGAAGCATTCGGAT
- a CDS encoding class I SAM-dependent methyltransferase, whose protein sequence is MKTTSEILEINKKQKDFYNNVKQNFLTRMWAGFRNGLLNKIRKNIGVQDQVYGLHKVWFGDLSQKKVLDLGCFSGNNLSTFLAKNSKSYTGIDLSDQAIERLKEKIQSFPGAKAEAVDFLSEEFSEKDFDLIYAYGVLHHFPSIDILISRLNEKLSAKGQIISYDPLQTSKPIWILRTLYRPFQSDADWEWPFTKKVYYKLSKEFNIVERHGILGKSKWITLLNILPIGSARKVNIGQKWHQQDWENSERNDAVLFRCMHLTMLMQKK, encoded by the coding sequence ATGAAAACAACTTCCGAAATCCTTGAAATCAATAAAAAGCAGAAAGATTTTTACAATAATGTGAAGCAGAATTTCCTGACACGCATGTGGGCAGGTTTCCGAAACGGGCTGCTTAATAAAATCAGGAAAAATATCGGCGTACAGGACCAGGTTTATGGCCTGCATAAAGTCTGGTTTGGCGATTTGTCGCAAAAAAAGGTACTCGACCTGGGATGCTTTTCCGGTAACAATCTCTCTACATTTCTCGCAAAAAACTCGAAAAGCTATACAGGGATCGACCTGAGCGATCAGGCAATTGAGCGATTGAAGGAAAAAATCCAGTCGTTTCCTGGTGCAAAGGCTGAGGCAGTAGACTTTCTTTCGGAAGAATTCAGCGAAAAGGATTTTGACTTGATCTATGCCTATGGTGTGTTGCATCACTTCCCTAGCATTGATATCCTGATAAGCAGGCTGAATGAGAAATTAAGTGCAAAAGGGCAGATCATCAGCTACGACCCACTACAAACCAGCAAACCGATTTGGATCCTCAGGACATTATACAGGCCATTTCAGTCAGATGCCGATTGGGAATGGCCATTTACAAAAAAGGTATATTACAAGTTGAGTAAGGAATTTAATATCGTGGAAAGGCACGGTATCTTAGGGAAGTCAAAATGGATCACGCTTTTGAACATCCTCCCGATCGGCAGCGCCAGAAAAGTAAACATTGGTCAAAAATGGCATCAACAGGATTGGGAAAATTCGGAAAGAAATGATGCAGTATTGTTCCGCTGTATGCATTTGACGATGTTGATGCAGAAGAAATAA
- a CDS encoding FkbM family methyltransferase has translation MNKKVKKIISFFFPKGILKDKIKLFFYNALKPKNISFGLKTGLPGTIYRTTYKDITLFTHEALYHIADDFNYYQHFYNVKDGDVVIDAGANCGHLTVLFSAYAGQNGKVYAFEPDSINIKRISENMALNENFPKNIRIEELLLWNENKKIGFYEAGTVASSAIYVPDDAKCVQKDAVTIDSWCETNNIGRLDFIKMDIEGAEIEALDGCKKTIAELSPNFAIASYHMVNGEMTYIKVEDFFRRLDYPFKTVRFRGNEIITFAGPAIK, from the coding sequence ATGAATAAAAAAGTTAAGAAAATTATCAGTTTTTTTTTCCCGAAAGGCATACTGAAAGACAAAATCAAACTGTTTTTTTACAACGCCCTGAAGCCTAAAAACATCAGTTTTGGTTTAAAAACAGGTTTGCCGGGAACCATTTACAGGACAACCTATAAAGATATTACGCTTTTTACACATGAAGCGTTATACCACATCGCCGATGATTTTAACTATTACCAACATTTTTACAATGTAAAGGATGGTGATGTTGTGATTGATGCCGGAGCAAACTGCGGGCATCTTACTGTCCTTTTTTCAGCCTATGCGGGACAAAACGGAAAAGTTTACGCTTTTGAGCCTGACAGCATCAATATCAAAAGGATATCCGAGAATATGGCCTTGAACGAGAATTTTCCCAAAAACATCAGGATTGAAGAGTTGCTGTTGTGGAACGAAAACAAAAAGATTGGGTTTTATGAAGCCGGTACCGTAGCATCATCGGCAATTTATGTCCCTGATGACGCAAAATGCGTCCAAAAAGACGCGGTTACCATCGATTCATGGTGCGAAACCAACAATATCGGGCGCCTGGATTTCATTAAAATGGATATCGAAGGTGCAGAGATTGAAGCGCTCGATGGGTGTAAGAAAACAATTGCGGAATTGTCGCCGAATTTTGCCATTGCATCATACCATATGGTCAATGGGGAAATGACTTATATTAAAGTGGAAGATTTTTTCAGGCGTTTGGATTATCCTTTTAAAACAGTAAGGTTCAGGGGCAACGAAATCATTACGTTTGCAGGACCTGCTATAAAATAA
- a CDS encoding glycosyltransferase family 2 protein, with product MIVIYHSNDRAEACFANGAKIDIGVDQPVVKCIFDLAKQYPDEILAWCNSGLKDHFNTQDIESFLSAKNKLISCNPGTDFYLGNRIGYVEESPFINVKKDVVYPTWLMSGDAGAAHAGVFNSVRKYSSLQEGLDYFLNSTAKRFMPSGLLCYAEPGLLKYKNTTGSVASGNSELFRFVSQHYKKQWVILLFLNIWIYERKLPVLAFLKSLLYRKKRVTDIHFDNSKTSSKIAPESACIDVIIPTIGRKDHVYDILKDLSIQSKMPAKVIVIEQNPDVESHSELDFIANEAWPFPIKHIFTHQSGACNARNIALEHVDADLVFFADDDIRIESDFMSDVLKKMLHSEAQAVSVNCLLKGQVSTYRHIFQWHSFGSGCSFVFSRFLKGLQFNPGYEFGFGEDADFGMQLRNSGCDILFFPTPDILHLKAPAGGFRIKKRLAWHADEIQPKPSPTIMLHMLLHYTPQQQRSYKTTLFFKYYRIQRIKNPWAYYRRFQKQWDSSVFWAEELKKNPELNRLNN from the coding sequence TTGATAGTCATTTACCATAGTAATGATCGGGCGGAAGCGTGTTTTGCCAATGGGGCCAAAATAGATATTGGCGTGGATCAGCCTGTGGTTAAATGCATTTTTGACCTGGCAAAGCAGTACCCGGATGAGATCCTGGCGTGGTGTAATTCCGGATTGAAAGACCATTTCAATACACAGGATATTGAAAGTTTTTTGTCTGCAAAAAACAAGCTCATTTCCTGCAATCCCGGAACGGATTTTTATTTAGGCAACCGTATAGGCTATGTGGAGGAATCGCCTTTTATCAACGTCAAAAAGGATGTCGTTTATCCCACCTGGCTGATGTCGGGCGACGCGGGTGCGGCTCATGCTGGTGTTTTTAACAGTGTCAGGAAATACAGTTCCTTACAAGAAGGATTGGATTATTTTCTGAATTCTACTGCCAAAAGATTTATGCCATCCGGGTTGTTATGTTATGCTGAACCCGGACTTTTGAAGTACAAAAACACTACAGGTTCCGTGGCTTCCGGGAATTCGGAACTTTTCCGATTCGTAAGTCAGCATTACAAAAAGCAATGGGTGATCTTATTATTTTTAAATATTTGGATCTATGAAAGGAAGTTGCCCGTCCTTGCTTTCTTAAAATCTTTGTTATACAGGAAAAAAAGGGTAACGGACATTCATTTTGACAATTCAAAAACCAGCAGTAAAATCGCACCGGAAAGTGCCTGTATCGATGTCATCATCCCGACGATTGGCAGGAAAGATCATGTGTATGATATCTTGAAAGATCTTTCCATTCAAAGTAAAATGCCTGCGAAAGTAATTGTTATCGAGCAAAATCCGGATGTTGAAAGCCATTCCGAACTGGATTTTATTGCGAACGAAGCCTGGCCTTTCCCCATCAAGCATATATTTACGCATCAATCCGGAGCCTGCAATGCGCGAAATATTGCTTTGGAGCATGTCGATGCAGATCTGGTGTTTTTTGCAGATGACGATATCCGGATTGAAAGCGATTTTATGAGTGACGTTTTAAAAAAAATGCTGCATTCCGAGGCCCAAGCGGTATCGGTAAACTGCCTGCTTAAAGGACAGGTTTCAACTTACAGGCATATTTTTCAGTGGCATAGTTTCGGGTCGGGCTGCAGTTTTGTTTTTAGTCGATTTTTAAAAGGCCTTCAATTTAATCCTGGATATGAATTCGGTTTTGGCGAAGATGCGGATTTTGGGATGCAATTGCGAAACTCAGGCTGCGATATCCTGTTTTTTCCAACACCGGATATCCTGCATTTAAAGGCTCCGGCTGGAGGATTCAGGATTAAGAAACGTTTGGCATGGCATGCTGATGAAATTCAACCCAAACCTTCGCCAACAATCATGCTGCATATGCTTTTGCATTATACACCACAACAGCAAAGAAGTTACAAGACGACATTATTTTTCAAATATTACCGTATTCAGCGTATAAAAAATCCGTGGGCATATTACCGCAGGTTTCAAAAACAATGGGACAGCAGTGTTTTTTGGGCTGAAGAATTGAAGAAAAACCCGGAGCTGAACCGGTTAAACAATTAA